One region of Synechococcus elongatus PCC 11801 genomic DNA includes:
- the acs gene encoding acetate--CoA ligase, with protein MSQPTIESILQEKRVFTPSAEFTSAARITPEAYEALSQKAAADPAAFWGELAAQELDWFEPWQQVLDWSNPPFAKWFVGGKINISHNCLDRHLTTWRKNKAAIIWEGEPGDSRTLTYAQLHREVCQFANVLKSLGVQKGDVVGVYMPMIPEAAIAMLACARIGAVHSVVFGGFSAEALRDRLVDGQAKLVVTADGGWRKDAIVPLKDSVDKALEGDACPSVQNVLVVERTKQQIHMEPGRDHWWHELQQTVSADCPAKPMDSEDLLFVLYTSGSTGKPKGVVHTTGGYNLYAHITSQWTFDLQDTDVYWCTADVGWITGHSYIVYGPLSNGATTLMYEGAPRASNPGCFWDVIEKYGVTTFYTAPTAIRAFIKMGEQHPASRNLSSLRLLGTVGEPINPEAWMWYHRVIGGDRCPIVDTWWQTETGGHMITPLPGAVPTKPGSATKPFPGILADVVDLDGRSVPDNEGGYLVIRHPWPGMMRTVYGDPDRFRRTYWEHIPPQNGQYLYFAGDGARRDADGYFWVMGRVDDVINVSGHRLGTMEIESALVSHPAVAEAAVVGRPDELKGEGIVAFITLESGIETGDELVKDLKKHVAQEIGAIARPDEIRFSEALPKTRSGKIMRRLLRSLAAGQEVSGDTSTLEDRSVLDKLREGT; from the coding sequence ATGAGCCAGCCCACGATCGAGTCGATTCTGCAGGAAAAGCGGGTTTTTACTCCCTCGGCTGAATTTACCAGCGCGGCCCGCATTACCCCTGAAGCCTACGAAGCCCTCAGCCAGAAAGCCGCTGCGGATCCGGCAGCCTTTTGGGGCGAATTAGCGGCGCAGGAGCTGGACTGGTTTGAACCGTGGCAACAGGTACTGGACTGGAGCAATCCGCCGTTTGCCAAGTGGTTTGTCGGTGGCAAGATCAACATTTCTCACAACTGCCTCGATCGCCATTTGACGACTTGGCGTAAAAATAAAGCGGCGATTATCTGGGAAGGCGAACCGGGTGACTCTCGCACCCTGACTTACGCGCAATTGCATCGCGAGGTCTGCCAGTTCGCCAACGTGCTCAAGTCTCTAGGAGTCCAAAAAGGTGACGTCGTCGGTGTTTACATGCCGATGATTCCCGAAGCCGCGATCGCAATGCTGGCCTGTGCGCGGATCGGCGCAGTTCACAGCGTCGTCTTCGGTGGCTTCAGTGCAGAAGCTCTGCGCGATCGCTTGGTCGATGGCCAAGCCAAGTTGGTCGTCACGGCCGATGGCGGCTGGCGCAAAGATGCGATCGTGCCGCTCAAAGATTCCGTTGATAAAGCGCTGGAAGGGGATGCTTGCCCCAGCGTTCAAAACGTCTTGGTGGTTGAACGCACCAAGCAGCAAATCCACATGGAACCGGGGCGCGACCATTGGTGGCATGAACTGCAGCAGACGGTAAGTGCTGACTGTCCGGCTAAGCCAATGGATAGCGAAGACCTGCTGTTCGTGCTTTATACCTCCGGCAGCACGGGCAAACCCAAGGGTGTTGTTCACACCACCGGCGGCTACAACCTCTACGCCCACATCACTAGTCAGTGGACCTTTGACCTACAAGACACCGATGTCTACTGGTGTACGGCGGACGTCGGCTGGATTACCGGCCACAGTTATATCGTCTATGGCCCGCTCTCTAACGGCGCCACGACCCTGATGTATGAAGGGGCTCCCCGCGCCTCCAATCCGGGTTGCTTCTGGGATGTGATCGAAAAGTATGGGGTGACAACCTTCTACACCGCCCCAACGGCGATCCGGGCCTTCATCAAAATGGGTGAGCAGCATCCGGCTTCCCGCAATCTCTCTTCACTGCGGCTATTGGGCACGGTTGGCGAGCCAATCAACCCCGAAGCTTGGATGTGGTATCACCGCGTCATTGGCGGCGATCGCTGCCCGATTGTTGATACCTGGTGGCAGACCGAAACCGGCGGCCACATGATTACGCCGCTGCCAGGGGCTGTGCCGACTAAACCAGGGTCTGCCACTAAGCCTTTTCCCGGCATTCTGGCAGATGTGGTCGACCTCGATGGGCGATCGGTGCCGGATAACGAGGGCGGCTATCTAGTAATTCGCCATCCTTGGCCGGGCATGATGCGCACGGTTTACGGTGATCCCGATCGCTTCCGCCGTACTTACTGGGAGCACATTCCGCCCCAGAACGGTCAGTATCTCTACTTTGCGGGCGATGGTGCTCGCCGTGATGCGGACGGTTACTTCTGGGTGATGGGACGCGTCGATGACGTGATCAACGTCTCGGGTCACCGTCTCGGCACGATGGAAATTGAGTCGGCTTTGGTTTCCCATCCGGCAGTCGCCGAAGCTGCTGTTGTCGGTCGTCCCGACGAGCTGAAGGGTGAAGGCATCGTCGCTTTCATCACGCTGGAATCAGGCATTGAGACGGGTGATGAGCTGGTCAAAGACCTGAAGAAACATGTCGCCCAAGAGATTGGCGCGATCGCGCGTCCTGATGAGATTCGCTTTAGTGAGGCGCTACCCAAAACGCGTTCGGGCAAAATTATGCGCCGTCTGTTGCGTAGTCTTGCTGCCGGTCAAGAAGTCTCGGGCGACACGTCCACGCTGGAAGATCGCTCGGTGCTCGACAAGCTACGCGAAGGAACCTAG
- a CDS encoding META domain-containing protein: MKACRPHFSHPSNLHWTFGLLGLIAIAQPLPLKAMPLSNSEAPPLENTTWELVSFVQRGQEQAAAIAPEQQAILKLQSEPNNPQLQGSTGCNSFFGSYRWEPKTAQLTLQPAGSTLRACLSPDLNQQEQALFTGLPQVTTYTLAGDHLQLRNASQEILFTFRVPPMLALTETAWVLQQYNNGKGALTTPIAGSMVTAQFQFDAENQRLSGSASCNRYFASYQVQQQQLTIGSIGSTRKACAPDQMQQEQSFLQLLKATRSYQIEGDRLQLYDGQQQVLAVFSAQVQR; this comes from the coding sequence ATGAAAGCCTGTAGACCACATTTCAGCCATCCCTCAAACCTGCATTGGACATTTGGACTGTTGGGATTGATCGCGATCGCCCAGCCCCTACCGCTCAAGGCCATGCCACTCAGCAATTCTGAAGCACCACCGCTCGAAAACACTACCTGGGAGCTGGTTAGTTTTGTCCAGCGTGGGCAGGAACAGGCTGCCGCGATCGCTCCCGAACAACAAGCCATCCTCAAGCTGCAATCAGAACCCAACAACCCTCAGCTCCAAGGCAGTACGGGCTGTAATTCTTTTTTTGGAAGCTATCGCTGGGAACCGAAGACTGCCCAGCTGACACTCCAACCAGCAGGCTCTACCCTGCGGGCTTGCCTGTCGCCAGACTTGAATCAACAAGAGCAAGCCCTGTTCACAGGGCTACCGCAAGTCACTACCTATACGCTCGCAGGCGATCATCTCCAGCTTCGGAATGCTAGCCAGGAAATCCTGTTCACCTTTCGGGTGCCACCCATGCTCGCATTGACTGAGACGGCATGGGTGCTGCAGCAGTACAACAACGGCAAAGGGGCGCTGACCACACCGATCGCTGGCAGTATGGTGACCGCCCAGTTTCAGTTTGATGCGGAGAACCAGCGATTGTCTGGTTCAGCAAGCTGTAACCGCTACTTTGCGTCGTATCAGGTTCAGCAGCAACAGTTGACGATTGGGTCAATTGGCAGCACGCGCAAAGCCTGTGCCCCCGATCAAATGCAGCAAGAGCAATCTTTCCTACAGCTCTTGAAAGCCACGCGCTCCTACCAAATTGAGGGCGATCGTCTCCAACTGTACGACGGGCAACAGCAAGTTCTTGCTGTCTTCTCGGCTCAAGTCCAGCGTTGA
- a CDS encoding inorganic diphosphatase: MDLSRIPAQPKPGLVNVLIEIPGGSKNKYEFDKDLNAFALDRVLYSSVQYPYDYGFIPNTLADDGDPLDGMVILDQPTFPGCVIAARPIGMLEMIDGGDRDEKLLCVPAKDPRYAEVKTLSDIAPHRLDEIAEFFRSYKNLEKKVTEILGWEGPETVQALVEECIKAYQA; this comes from the coding sequence GTGGACCTTTCCCGCATCCCCGCCCAACCCAAACCGGGTTTAGTGAATGTCCTCATTGAAATTCCCGGGGGAAGCAAAAACAAATACGAATTTGATAAAGATCTCAATGCTTTTGCACTCGATCGCGTCCTCTATTCCTCGGTGCAATATCCCTACGATTACGGCTTCATTCCCAACACACTCGCCGATGATGGCGATCCTCTCGATGGCATGGTCATTCTCGACCAACCAACTTTCCCAGGCTGTGTGATTGCTGCTCGCCCGATTGGCATGCTGGAAATGATCGACGGCGGCGATCGCGATGAGAAACTACTCTGCGTTCCGGCCAAAGATCCTCGCTACGCTGAAGTGAAAACCCTCAGCGATATTGCTCCCCATCGTCTTGATGAAATTGCGGAATTTTTCCGTTCCTATAAGAACCTCGAGAAAAAAGTGACTGAAATTCTTGGTTGGGAAGGGCCTGAAACCGTTCAGGCATTAGTTGAAGAATGTATCAAGGCTTATCAGGCTTAA
- a CDS encoding bifunctional diguanylate cyclase/phosphodiesterase, producing MSLAAFTGLSSLVNTRLADRRFWLGSLVTFCLFWVTARLGIDYGSLPPSNLTVAWLPAGIGLVACIALGYRAVIAIWLAAFLINLQDFTNLGGWQWGSELFHSFLAAPINASQAAIAYTLWRRFLGAPIQKSRQLWPLIGWVCLLPTALTLPILVANQAFGGFLPWDDVPNSLLTIWIGDSLGIFLVLPLYDGWRQNRHLGRKSLGWLGLSFAALVLILVLTFVLYPVFLGVTLLALLGLALQIGLLGSALGATALSIVALLATRQGLGPFHRLDPDHPDIAVILLMFSISLAVHIVGLQYSEIRRQRDRLQSAIDEQTNHLLNEIEELDQTRRELEDSKIFTENLIQAANAMVVLLDLEGRIQEINPIAEAITGYHRSEILGKNWFESIVPRDRYPNVWEQFKNCGTQDIPHNFENPILTKDGQERYIVWRNSRVFRKNECIGSVSFGIDITDRRASEKAWERQACYDFLTGLANRFLLQEQGQELLLLAQRNQDTLAVIFIDLDRFKEVNDNFGHEMGDRVLTEVAQRIRQSVRQSDLIARLSGDEFIAILPNTDAQGAAILAQKLQQQITQPILLNNRSIQLTTSLGISLYPVDGDDLEVLIKKADAAMYSIKEGGRDAFSFFTATIGQRLQERLEFEADLRAAIARDQFKLFYQPQISLEDNSIIGLESLLRWQHPRLGLLMPKDFLPIAIEIGLMEEIQQWVLKTACTQNALWQAQGLKSVPIGINFSGFPIQGFCPQIHDILAQSELRPQYIELELNEAILAEQELSGNKGLRQLKNLGLKIAVDDFGCSESTLACLRNEGLNRMKIDASLIQVLEQDPSMQKIVTAIIDLGLSLGLRVLAEGVETEFQRQWLKQRGCHEIQGFLMSFPLPAEAVPEVLANGL from the coding sequence ATGTCCTTGGCAGCCTTTACGGGATTAAGCTCCCTCGTCAATACGCGCTTGGCTGATCGGCGCTTTTGGCTAGGAAGTCTTGTCACCTTTTGCCTGTTTTGGGTGACAGCCCGTTTGGGAATTGACTATGGCTCGTTACCACCCAGCAATTTAACTGTAGCTTGGCTGCCGGCAGGTATTGGCTTAGTCGCTTGCATTGCCTTGGGCTATCGGGCAGTGATCGCGATTTGGCTCGCAGCCTTTTTGATTAACCTACAGGACTTTACCAATCTCGGAGGCTGGCAGTGGGGCTCCGAACTGTTCCATAGCTTTTTAGCAGCACCGATCAATGCCAGTCAAGCCGCGATCGCCTATACCTTGTGGCGGCGTTTTCTCGGGGCACCCATTCAGAAAAGTCGCCAGCTGTGGCCCCTAATTGGGTGGGTGTGTCTGCTGCCGACTGCTCTGACCTTACCCATCCTCGTCGCTAACCAAGCTTTTGGTGGCTTTTTACCCTGGGATGACGTACCCAATAGTCTATTGACCATTTGGATCGGTGACTCCCTCGGAATTTTCTTAGTTTTGCCCCTCTACGATGGCTGGCGACAGAACCGACATCTTGGCCGCAAGAGCTTAGGTTGGCTCGGACTGAGTTTCGCCGCCCTCGTTCTCATCCTCGTTTTAACTTTTGTCCTCTACCCGGTTTTTCTGGGGGTAACACTCTTAGCCTTACTGGGATTGGCCTTGCAGATCGGCCTACTGGGCAGCGCTCTGGGTGCAACTGCCCTGTCAATTGTTGCGCTTCTAGCAACCCGTCAGGGACTGGGGCCATTTCATCGTCTAGACCCCGATCACCCTGATATCGCAGTGATCTTGCTGATGTTTAGCATCAGTCTCGCTGTCCATATCGTTGGCCTTCAATATTCTGAAATTCGTCGCCAGCGCGATCGCCTCCAGTCAGCAATTGATGAGCAAACCAATCATTTATTGAATGAAATTGAAGAACTCGATCAAACGCGAAGAGAGCTAGAAGACTCCAAGATTTTTACTGAAAACTTAATCCAAGCAGCTAATGCGATGGTTGTCCTCCTCGACTTGGAGGGACGGATTCAAGAGATCAACCCGATCGCAGAAGCAATTACTGGCTATCATCGTTCCGAAATTCTCGGTAAAAACTGGTTTGAATCAATCGTTCCGCGCGATCGCTATCCCAATGTCTGGGAACAGTTCAAGAATTGCGGCACCCAAGATATTCCCCACAACTTCGAGAATCCGATTCTCACCAAGGATGGACAAGAGCGCTACATCGTTTGGCGCAATAGTAGAGTCTTCAGAAAAAATGAGTGTATTGGTTCGGTCTCCTTTGGCATCGATATCACCGATCGCCGTGCCAGTGAAAAAGCCTGGGAACGACAGGCTTGTTATGATTTCTTGACTGGACTAGCCAACCGATTTTTACTGCAAGAGCAAGGTCAAGAACTTCTCTTGCTCGCTCAACGAAATCAAGACACACTGGCAGTTATTTTCATTGACCTCGATCGCTTCAAGGAGGTGAATGATAACTTTGGCCATGAAATGGGCGATCGCGTTTTGACAGAAGTTGCCCAACGCATTCGACAATCAGTTCGCCAAAGCGACCTCATTGCCCGTCTCAGTGGCGATGAATTTATCGCGATCTTGCCGAACACAGATGCTCAAGGAGCAGCTATCCTCGCACAAAAACTTCAACAGCAAATCACTCAGCCAATTTTGCTCAACAATCGCAGTATTCAACTGACCACCAGCTTAGGGATTAGTCTCTATCCCGTTGATGGCGATGACCTTGAGGTTCTGATCAAAAAAGCTGATGCTGCAATGTACAGTATCAAAGAAGGTGGACGAGATGCCTTTAGCTTCTTTACTGCAACGATTGGTCAACGGCTACAAGAGCGGCTTGAATTCGAAGCTGATCTCAGAGCAGCGATCGCCCGTGATCAATTCAAACTCTTTTACCAGCCGCAGATCAGCCTCGAAGACAACAGTATTATTGGTTTAGAATCTCTACTCCGCTGGCAGCATCCACGGCTAGGCTTATTGATGCCCAAAGACTTTCTGCCCATTGCCATTGAAATTGGCTTGATGGAGGAAATTCAACAATGGGTACTCAAAACTGCTTGCACTCAAAACGCACTCTGGCAAGCACAAGGCTTAAAATCAGTTCCGATCGGGATTAATTTCTCGGGCTTCCCCATCCAAGGATTCTGTCCCCAGATTCACGACATTCTCGCTCAGTCTGAGTTACGGCCACAGTACATCGAACTCGAGTTGAATGAGGCAATCTTGGCAGAGCAAGAGCTGAGCGGAAATAAAGGACTACGCCAGCTGAAAAATTTGGGCTTAAAGATTGCTGTTGATGACTTTGGCTGTTCCGAATCCACTCTCGCCTGTCTCCGCAATGAAGGTCTCAATCGTATGAAGATTGATGCATCCTTGATTCAAGTACTTGAGCAAGATCCTTCGATGCAGAAAATTGTGACCGCCATTATTGACTTAGGTCTAAGCCTAGGTTTAAGAGTTTTGGCTGAAGGGGTCGAAACAGAATTTCAACGGCAATGGTTGAAACAACGAGGCTGTCATGAGATCCAAGGCTTTTTAATGTCTTTTCCCTTGCCTGCAGAAGCCGTTCCTGAAGTTCTGGCAAACGGCCTCTAA